The Lonchura striata isolate bLonStr1 chromosome Z, bLonStr1.mat, whole genome shotgun sequence genome window below encodes:
- the CCDC112 gene encoding coiled-coil domain-containing protein 112, whose translation MAALAPALAAAAGRLQNESCSSTAGAGRQVQSWKTKTERAKKVEFIRTAEKLKAQLANIEKEKTGHLYNRKNDFRVEYRLLEELEHSMTVSRKMEKAKILQQLSKIQNNVKKLQQELKDVKPTPEFVGKIKEIMEEIENAINAFKEEQRQIYQQLLKEEKAVINELSLFERKVELWALGNSAAEKVWKLPSARITVAKTLENHLPKEVIEFERFLQRTGGRQGGWDDYDHQNFLKIRTKYRGRLSYMDEALKRLSGKTKEDIQQHDKWYQEYVILHERKKESIKKWKEKQQQEKERNFKEKEKSEKMLKERWLQHEEAQKQKAEEERKRKQATVEAWKKQKVVAFAIDQASQLKLEEKTKKQQMECQSHVKLLLERNTLQKKVKEELEKLENEKKEEAEKEGRKKIAAGEISKFQEHDLHKLELSILQKHAKEIEKQERKKRLAKLREKVEVRVTKDRSTLNRPSKGWEERRQEMAPAAAGPLLRVSQRAVPACRGGS comes from the exons ATGGCCGCGCTGGCGCCGGcgctggcggcggcggcgggccggCTGCAG AATGAGAGCTGTTCCAGTACTGCAGGTGCTGGCCGACAGGTTCAGAGCTGGAAGACCAAAACTGAACGAGCTAAGAAAGTTGAATTCATAAGAACTGCAGAAAAACTAAAAGCTCA GCTTGCaaatatagaaaaagaaaaaactggaCACCTTTATAATAGGAAGAATGATTTCAGGGTAGAATACAGATTGCTAGAGGAACTGGAACACAGCATGACTGTCAGCAGGAAAATGGAGA AAGCTAAAATCCTGCAGCAGCtatcaaaaatacaaaacaatgtGAAGAAACTTCAGCAGGAATTGAAAGATGTGAAGCCTACACCAGAGT TTGTTGGCAAGATCAAGGAAATTATGGAAGAAATTGAAAATGCAATCAATGCTTTTAAAGAGGAACAGAGGCAAAT ATATCAACAGCttttgaaagaggaaaaagctgTCATTAATGAGCTCAGTCTCTTTGAGAGAAAAGTGGAACTGTGGGCATTAGGGAactcagcagcagaaaaagttTGGAAATTACCATCAGCCAGGATCACAGTTGctaaaacactggaaaatcaTCTACCCAAAGAAGTAATAGAGTTTGAGAGATTTCTTCAGCGAACAGGGGGGCGGCAAGGAGGCTGGGATGATTATGATCAtcaaaattttctgaaaatacgGACAAAATATAGAGGAAGGCTATCTTACATGGATGAAGCCCTTAAGCGTCTCagtggaaaaacaaaagaagataTACAACAGCATGACAAATGGTATCAGGAATATGTAATTTtacatgaaagaaagaaagag TCAATTAAAaagtggaaagaaaagcagcagcaagaaaaagaaagaaacttcaaggagaaagagaaatcagaaaaaatgcTCAAGGAAAGATGGCTACAGCATGAAGAAGctcaaaagcaaaaagcagaagaagaaagaaaaagaaaacaagccaCAGTTGAAGCCTGGAAGAAGCAGAAAGTAGTAGCATTTGCAATAGATCAAGCATCACAACTCAAActagaagagaaaacaaaaaagcaacaaatGGAGTGCCAAAGCCATGTGAAGTTACTGTTGGAAAGGAATACCTtgcaaaaaaaagtaaaggagGAACTTGAAAAGCTtgaaaatgagaagaaagaggaagctgaaaaggagggaaggaagaaaattgcTGCAGGAGAAATTTCTAAGTTTCAAGAACAT GATCTACATAAACTGGAGCTAAGCATTTTACAGAAACATGCTAAAGAGATagagaaacaagaaagaaaaaagagattgGCAAAGTTAAGAGAGAAG GTCGAGGTTCGTGTCACCAAAGACCGATCCACGTTGAACCGACCTTCCAAGGGCTGGGAGGAACGGAGGCAAGAgatggcaccagcagctgcaggaccGCTGCTGCGCGTTTCTCAGAG agctgtcccagcctgCAGAGGAGGGTCGTAG